Proteins found in one Brevibacillus brevis genomic segment:
- a CDS encoding ABC transporter ATP-binding protein, with protein sequence MTTGKRLVHYASIFKKTILLAILMLSISVGAELTGPFLAKKMIDTHIMGIEFPWYETAQREDSVLYKGKYYTRQDHLAAGESTGGEVRVLQVGRDYYFLNQAISYDGQRSIEDGKLVIVKGADRAEYQATLLSNQEIFEFFRPETSGLLTLAALYFGLLVVASLFHYGQKFLWQKSANQVIERLRIDVFAHIQRLPIQYFDHLPAGKVVARVTNDTEAIRELFTNVLGNFITSGIYLVGIFAALFLLDVRLALVCLVILPIMVVWIYLYRKYASAFNHVIRARISDINGMINESIQGMPIIQAFRREKETMREFGELNEELFTYQNKMLRLNATASFNLVQFIRNIAFVLFIWYFGGASLGIGTLLSLGVLYAFVDYLNRLFQPMTQIVNQLANLEQSLVAASRVFELLDEEGVDVDPVKVPCYQGNVRFDDVSFAYKDDQYVLKNISFEAWPGETVALVGHTGSGKSSIINLLLRFYDVNRGAIMIDGRNVQSFSKQQLRQHMAIVLQDPFLFTGTIRSNVSLDDPSISPEKVEKALCDVGADQLFRSLPQGFDEPVIEKGSTLSLGQRQLISFARALAFDPAILILDEATASIDTETEGIIQNALEVLKKGRTTFIIAHRLSTIKNADQILVLDRGRIVERGKHEDLMEKQGRYYQMYQLQQGNKEVRVQEAVGKHGSAAALT encoded by the coding sequence ATGACGACAGGGAAAAGGCTAGTCCATTATGCATCCATTTTTAAAAAGACGATCCTTCTGGCGATATTGATGCTGTCCATCTCGGTTGGGGCAGAACTGACGGGACCGTTTTTGGCAAAAAAAATGATCGATACGCACATCATGGGCATTGAATTCCCGTGGTATGAGACGGCACAGCGCGAGGATTCCGTGTTATACAAAGGGAAGTACTACACGAGACAGGACCACTTGGCAGCAGGGGAGAGCACAGGTGGGGAAGTTCGTGTTTTACAAGTAGGACGCGACTATTATTTCTTGAATCAGGCGATTTCGTATGATGGGCAGCGCTCCATTGAGGATGGGAAGCTCGTCATTGTCAAAGGTGCGGATCGAGCGGAGTACCAGGCCACTCTCTTAAGCAATCAGGAGATATTCGAATTTTTTCGGCCAGAGACAAGCGGATTGCTCACACTGGCAGCTCTCTATTTCGGATTATTGGTAGTTGCCTCACTTTTCCATTATGGACAAAAATTTTTATGGCAAAAATCAGCGAATCAGGTCATCGAGAGACTTCGTATTGACGTGTTCGCGCATATTCAACGATTACCGATTCAATATTTCGATCATCTCCCTGCCGGGAAGGTGGTTGCTCGTGTCACAAACGATACGGAGGCAATCCGTGAGCTGTTTACGAATGTGCTCGGCAACTTTATTACGAGCGGGATTTATTTAGTCGGTATTTTCGCAGCCCTGTTCTTGCTTGATGTACGGCTCGCGCTCGTTTGTCTGGTCATTTTGCCAATCATGGTCGTGTGGATTTACTTGTACCGCAAGTACGCCTCTGCATTCAACCATGTCATACGGGCACGCATCAGTGACATCAACGGAATGATCAATGAGTCGATCCAAGGGATGCCGATCATTCAGGCATTTCGCAGAGAAAAGGAAACGATGCGGGAATTCGGCGAACTAAACGAAGAACTGTTCACCTATCAAAATAAAATGCTACGGCTCAATGCGACCGCTTCGTTTAACCTGGTTCAGTTCATCCGCAATATCGCGTTTGTGTTGTTCATCTGGTATTTCGGCGGAGCGTCCCTCGGTATAGGTACACTGCTCTCGCTTGGTGTCCTCTACGCATTCGTCGATTATCTCAACCGCTTGTTCCAGCCGATGACACAAATCGTCAACCAACTGGCGAACCTGGAGCAATCTCTCGTTGCGGCATCACGTGTTTTTGAACTGCTGGATGAAGAAGGCGTTGACGTTGATCCTGTAAAGGTTCCGTGCTATCAGGGGAATGTCCGTTTTGACGATGTTTCTTTTGCCTACAAAGACGACCAATATGTGTTGAAAAACATTTCATTCGAAGCTTGGCCAGGAGAGACAGTGGCACTGGTTGGTCACACAGGCTCGGGAAAAAGCTCGATTATCAATCTGTTACTCCGCTTCTATGATGTTAACAGAGGAGCGATTATGATTGATGGGCGCAATGTCCAGTCGTTTTCCAAACAGCAGCTTCGGCAGCATATGGCTATTGTTTTGCAGGACCCGTTTTTGTTTACAGGAACAATTCGTTCCAATGTGAGTCTGGATGATCCGTCGATTTCGCCGGAAAAAGTGGAGAAGGCCTTGTGTGATGTAGGGGCAGACCAACTGTTCCGCAGTCTTCCGCAAGGATTCGATGAACCTGTTATCGAGAAGGGCAGCACGCTTTCACTCGGACAGCGTCAGTTGATTTCGTTTGCGCGTGCTCTCGCGTTTGACCCGGCTATCCTTATTCTGGATGAAGCGACTGCCAGCATTGACACGGAAACAGAGGGCATTATTCAAAATGCACTTGAAGTGTTGAAAAAAGGGAGAACGACCTTCATCATTGCTCATCGCCTGTCTACGATCAAAAATGCAGATCAAATTCTCGTACTGGATCGAGGCAGAATTGTAGAGCGAGGAAAGCATGAAGACTTGATGGAGAAGCAAGGCAGGTACTATCAGATGTATCAATTGCAGCAAGGGAACAAAGAAGTGCGGGTGCAAGAGGCAGTAGGTAAGCACGGGAGCGCCGCAGCTCTTACCTAG
- a CDS encoding DUF1904 family protein → MPHLIVRGIQAEQMATISEPLAVELAALCQCGTDNFTIECLHTTGVFGGKIVESFPFIEVAWFERGQEIRDQFAQIVTKHVLSLGILEVEMAFVAYQKESYYANGEHF, encoded by the coding sequence ATGCCACATCTTATCGTTCGAGGCATTCAAGCTGAACAAATGGCTACGATTAGCGAACCGCTTGCAGTGGAGCTTGCTGCACTCTGCCAATGCGGTACAGACAATTTCACAATCGAATGCTTGCATACAACAGGCGTTTTTGGCGGGAAGATCGTGGAGTCGTTTCCTTTTATTGAAGTAGCATGGTTTGAGCGGGGACAAGAAATTCGTGACCAGTTTGCCCAAATTGTAACGAAGCATGTCTTATCTCTTGGCATCCTAGAAGTGGAAATGGCATTTGTCGCTTATCAAAAAGAAAGCTATTACGCCAACGGAGAGCATTTCTAA
- a CDS encoding RNA polymerase sigma factor, producing MEKTEIERLLIEIKAGSLEQYELIIDHYQQPIFTYCYHMLGHRQDAEDAVQEVLFRAYEHLDQYTYSLSFSAWLYRIAYNHCANVLKRRKLSRVLPFLYNRDQDGRNYVEESIDSNYLGEPIERIWKRLSAEERTLIFLRVLEEREYEEISELMDKNPAALRKQFERVLKKCKRYLPTMEGVAANGQKSV from the coding sequence GTGGAAAAAACAGAGATAGAGCGCCTGCTGATCGAAATAAAAGCGGGTTCTCTTGAGCAATACGAACTCATCATCGATCACTATCAACAACCGATCTTTACATACTGCTATCACATGCTCGGTCATCGCCAAGATGCGGAAGACGCTGTCCAGGAAGTTCTGTTTCGTGCCTACGAGCATCTTGACCAGTATACGTACTCGCTGTCATTTTCTGCATGGCTGTACCGGATCGCTTACAACCATTGTGCGAATGTACTAAAGCGCAGGAAATTAAGTCGCGTGTTGCCCTTTTTGTACAACCGTGATCAGGATGGACGCAATTATGTCGAGGAGAGCATCGACAGCAATTATCTCGGAGAGCCGATCGAGCGTATTTGGAAACGGCTGTCCGCTGAAGAACGAACACTCATTTTCCTGCGTGTGCTAGAGGAAAGAGAGTACGAGGAAATATCGGAGCTGATGGACAAAAATCCTGCGGCTCTGCGCAAGCAATTCGAACGCGTTTTGAAAAAGTGCAAACGTTATTTGCCAACGATGGAAGGGGTGGCCGCTAATGGACAAAAATCCGTTTAA
- a CDS encoding DMT family transporter produces MVLLNYVVMCLIFGTTFLAIKVGIDAGAPPFFSGGLRFFLAGVILFSFMLWKKQARLSLLFHKEMLLTGIGLTFGTFAPLYWAEQHVSSGIAAILSATGPLMVMLLQTGITRQKPPGIALAGCLVAFVGVFLLILPGVTISFSLLWLAGCMAVVFGEIFYSAGAVYSRSVIQRFQDTSPIALNAAQMMYGGAILLVLSLFTEQVHIESMLTANAILSLLYLVFVGSMMGHTIFYWLVAKTNPVFPSTWLYISPLIALSLGVILYNEPLYLLSLAGGITIIVGIILINMDGLKQLMGKKANKLRDVSN; encoded by the coding sequence ATGGTACTGCTTAATTATGTGGTCATGTGCTTGATATTCGGAACGACTTTTCTGGCAATCAAAGTCGGGATCGATGCTGGAGCTCCGCCGTTTTTCTCAGGAGGACTTCGGTTCTTTCTGGCAGGTGTCATTTTGTTTTCATTTATGCTCTGGAAAAAACAGGCGCGTCTCTCGCTGCTGTTTCATAAAGAAATGCTCCTTACCGGTATCGGTTTGACGTTCGGGACATTTGCCCCCTTGTATTGGGCAGAGCAGCATGTAAGTTCAGGAATTGCAGCGATATTATCTGCAACAGGCCCTCTCATGGTGATGCTGCTTCAGACCGGTATTACTCGGCAAAAGCCCCCCGGTATTGCGTTGGCGGGTTGCTTGGTTGCCTTTGTCGGTGTCTTTTTGCTGATTTTACCCGGTGTGACCATCTCATTCAGTCTCCTTTGGCTTGCAGGGTGCATGGCAGTCGTATTCGGGGAAATCTTTTATTCTGCTGGTGCAGTATACTCCCGGAGCGTCATCCAACGGTTTCAAGATACCTCACCCATCGCTTTGAATGCGGCACAGATGATGTATGGAGGAGCCATACTGCTTGTTTTATCGTTATTTACAGAGCAAGTGCATATCGAATCGATGCTCACGGCTAATGCGATCCTCTCGCTCCTGTACTTGGTCTTCGTTGGTTCCATGATGGGGCACACCATTTTCTATTGGCTTGTTGCCAAAACCAACCCTGTGTTTCCATCCACGTGGCTCTATATCTCTCCGTTGATTGCCTTAAGCTTGGGCGTCATCCTGTACAATGAACCGCTTTATCTCCTGTCGTTAGCAGGGGGAATCACGATTATTGTCGGGATTATCCTGATTAATATGGATGGCTTGAAACAGTTGATGGGCAAAAAGGCAAACAAGCTACGTGATGTAAGCAATTAG
- a CDS encoding PLP-dependent aminotransferase family protein produces MKRKALSNSHSDKLFEQVYDYLLDRIRRDEWRAHEKLPSVRTLALELNVHRLTVFKAFQLLKQKRHVYVKDKSGYYVQPSSLLPVESMNDPIVSAYVHKSYLSEIHQVQATYQFSKALIEPNLLPNHYFSEYVKKVFDLYPKVLGTYSTTQGDQELREALCSYYVSRNHFHLTPDELMITSGSQEAIDLVARVLVKPRDVVLIERPTYSPAIDVFGRQGANMISIEISPDGYDLEQVELLMQKEKPRLFYLNPTFHNPTGYTVPAEQRKRLVELAAKYQCLIVEDDPCRDIYFGDEPPLPFFSYDTAGYVIYLRSFSKYIGPGLSIATVACRPSIMNYLIQAKSLSDSGAPLLNQKIFLHYFFSERMQQHLAKLRIALAIRRDIMEEELSVTDWEWSSPPGGFNLWVKLPDSVPMDSLLAKCIEQSITFVPGAICDPLRELSSWIRISYSYLNEQQLRDGMQRLVSTVRQLNIEE; encoded by the coding sequence ATGAAAAGGAAGGCTCTTTCAAACAGTCATTCTGATAAGCTGTTCGAACAAGTGTATGATTATCTTCTGGACCGAATCAGACGCGATGAGTGGAGGGCACATGAAAAGCTCCCATCTGTTCGAACGTTGGCGTTGGAATTGAATGTGCATCGCCTGACGGTTTTTAAAGCATTTCAATTATTAAAGCAAAAACGCCATGTGTACGTGAAGGATAAGTCGGGGTATTATGTACAACCGAGCAGCCTGTTGCCAGTGGAGTCGATGAATGATCCAATCGTTTCTGCCTATGTGCACAAGAGTTATCTTTCGGAAATTCATCAGGTGCAGGCGACCTATCAATTTTCCAAAGCATTGATCGAACCTAATTTATTGCCGAATCATTACTTTTCCGAGTACGTGAAGAAAGTGTTTGATCTGTATCCAAAAGTGCTGGGTACCTACTCAACCACACAGGGAGATCAGGAGCTGCGGGAAGCACTGTGCAGCTATTATGTTAGCCGTAATCATTTTCACCTGACCCCCGATGAGCTGATGATTACATCTGGTTCGCAGGAAGCGATTGATTTGGTTGCCAGAGTCCTTGTAAAGCCGCGTGATGTCGTGTTGATTGAGAGACCTACGTACAGTCCGGCCATCGATGTATTCGGAAGACAGGGCGCCAACATGATTTCCATCGAGATTTCGCCGGATGGCTATGATTTGGAGCAGGTTGAACTGTTGATGCAAAAAGAAAAACCACGCCTGTTTTATCTCAATCCGACCTTTCATAATCCGACAGGGTATACGGTTCCCGCTGAACAACGGAAGAGACTGGTGGAGCTGGCTGCGAAGTATCAGTGTCTGATCGTAGAGGATGATCCGTGCCGCGATATTTACTTCGGTGACGAGCCTCCACTGCCGTTTTTTTCTTACGACACGGCAGGCTATGTCATCTATCTGCGAAGCTTTAGCAAGTACATCGGGCCGGGGTTGAGTATTGCGACTGTGGCATGCCGTCCATCTATTATGAATTATTTGATTCAGGCGAAATCACTGTCCGACAGTGGGGCGCCCCTGCTGAATCAAAAGATTTTTTTGCATTATTTCTTCTCCGAACGGATGCAGCAGCATTTGGCGAAGCTGCGGATTGCATTGGCCATTCGCCGGGATATCATGGAGGAAGAGCTGTCTGTGACCGACTGGGAGTGGTCCAGTCCACCAGGAGGCTTTAATTTATGGGTGAAGCTGCCTGATTCCGTCCCGATGGATAGTCTTTTGGCGAAATGCATAGAACAATCGATTACGTTTGTGCCCGGTGCGATCTGTGATCCGCTGCGGGAGTTAAGCTCTTGGATACGCATCAGTTATTCCTATTTGAATGAACAACAGTTGCGGGATGGAATGCAAAGACTCGTCAGTACGGTTCGTCAGTTGAATATAGAGGAATAG
- a CDS encoding alpha/beta fold hydrolase, whose amino-acid sequence MSTYVLVHGACQGEWVWEKVKPELEALGHKVATLDLPGSGQDMTPPEQVTLDLYVEKVSDLIKQQNEKVILVGHSMGGVVITQTAEKAHDQIDKLVYLCAFLPKNGESLISKSEGEKGPEFELNEADMTLAPKLETVEETFFNAVEDETLRLASMKRCRPQALAPFTQPVQITEEKFGSVDRIYIETTLDNAIPIDFQRRMNTETPCSKVFTMEADHAPFLSKPEELVNHLDLVSKL is encoded by the coding sequence ATGAGTACGTATGTATTGGTTCATGGAGCATGCCAAGGTGAATGGGTATGGGAAAAAGTAAAACCTGAGCTGGAAGCATTGGGACACAAGGTCGCGACATTGGACTTACCTGGAAGTGGACAAGACATGACACCTCCAGAGCAAGTGACACTGGATCTCTACGTAGAGAAAGTATCCGACCTGATCAAGCAACAAAACGAAAAAGTAATCCTTGTCGGACACAGCATGGGTGGCGTAGTCATTACGCAAACCGCTGAAAAAGCACATGACCAAATTGATAAGCTCGTCTACCTTTGCGCATTCTTGCCGAAAAACGGGGAAAGTCTCATAAGCAAGTCAGAAGGAGAAAAAGGCCCGGAATTCGAATTGAATGAAGCCGACATGACACTGGCTCCAAAGCTCGAGACTGTAGAAGAAACATTTTTCAACGCGGTTGAGGATGAGACACTGCGGCTGGCTTCGATGAAGCGTTGCCGTCCCCAAGCGCTCGCGCCGTTTACACAACCAGTACAAATTACGGAAGAGAAATTCGGAAGTGTCGATCGCATCTATATTGAAACAACATTAGACAACGCAATTCCAATCGATTTCCAACGAAGAATGAATACAGAAACACCTTGCAGCAAGGTGTTTACAATGGAAGCCGATCATGCGCCTTTCTTGTCGAAGCCAGAAGAGCTGGTAAATCATCTCGATCTAGTCAGCAAATTATAA
- a CDS encoding Crp/Fnr family transcriptional regulator, whose translation MQKEQIAEVLARFPSLAGLTPEEWQEEGISITTVPANFTIDEGEFLENAPLILDGLVRIFKLSSDGREVTLYRLSAGECCPLIASSILGETVYEASACVEKPSMVLNVPTKIYKKWIEKHQGFRQYIFQSFARRLIIMSNLIDDINFKSIRVRICEYLIEHTSAENDSLAITHDQLAIELGTAREVISRTLKKMEKEGLLRVARGQITDIQRFRLPIVE comes from the coding sequence ATGCAAAAGGAGCAGATTGCGGAAGTCCTTGCACGTTTTCCAAGTCTGGCGGGACTTACTCCAGAAGAATGGCAAGAGGAGGGAATCTCCATCACTACGGTTCCAGCCAACTTTACCATTGATGAAGGCGAGTTTTTGGAGAATGCGCCATTAATCTTGGATGGGTTGGTTCGTATTTTTAAACTGAGCAGCGATGGGAGAGAGGTTACCTTGTACAGGCTATCGGCTGGCGAATGCTGCCCACTTATCGCGTCTAGCATATTGGGAGAAACAGTGTATGAAGCCTCGGCTTGTGTGGAGAAGCCGAGTATGGTCCTGAACGTCCCGACGAAGATTTATAAGAAATGGATCGAGAAGCATCAAGGCTTTCGCCAGTATATTTTTCAATCTTTTGCGCGGCGATTGATCATCATGTCGAACTTGATTGACGACATTAACTTTAAGTCCATTCGAGTGCGGATTTGCGAATATTTGATCGAGCATACAAGTGCGGAGAATGATTCGCTCGCCATTACCCATGATCAGTTGGCAATTGAGCTGGGGACTGCTCGTGAAGTGATTAGCCGGACACTAAAGAAAATGGAAAAAGAAGGGCTACTGCGTGTTGCACGGGGACAAATTACGGATATTCAACGTTTTAGACTGCCTATAGTCGAATAA
- a CDS encoding cold-shock protein yields the protein MEQGTVKWFNAEKGFGFIEREGKEDVFVHFSAIQGDGFKSLDEGQKVTFDVEQGQRGPQATNVQKV from the coding sequence ATGGAACAAGGTACAGTAAAATGGTTTAACGCAGAAAAAGGTTTTGGTTTTATTGAGCGCGAAGGAAAAGAAGACGTATTCGTTCACTTCTCCGCTATCCAAGGCGACGGTTTCAAATCCCTTGACGAAGGTCAAAAAGTTACTTTTGACGTAGAGCAAGGCCAACGCGGACCACAAGCTACTAACGTTCAAAAAGTTTAA
- the rluF gene encoding 23S rRNA pseudouridine(2604) synthase RluF has protein sequence MRINKFISETGICSRREADKLIEAKRVTINGQLAELGSTVASGDDVRIDGQPLGIKKKDVYIALNKPVGITCTTELHVKGNIIDFVNHPERIFPIGRLDKDSQGLILLTNDGDIVNKILRAENNHDKEYIVTVDKPITANFLHGMANGVRILGTTTKPCKVTKVSDRVFNIVLTQGLNRQIRRMCQAFGYQVRKLERVRIMNIALGNLKLGQWRNLTPKELTDLNKSL, from the coding sequence ATGCGAATTAATAAGTTCATCAGTGAAACCGGCATTTGCTCGCGAAGAGAAGCCGATAAATTAATCGAGGCCAAGCGCGTGACGATCAATGGCCAACTCGCGGAACTGGGAAGTACGGTTGCGTCAGGAGATGACGTGCGCATCGATGGGCAGCCGCTCGGTATCAAAAAGAAAGATGTCTACATCGCCCTGAACAAGCCTGTCGGAATTACGTGTACCACTGAACTGCACGTCAAAGGCAATATCATCGATTTCGTGAATCACCCGGAGAGGATTTTTCCTATCGGGCGTCTGGATAAGGATTCGCAAGGCCTCATCCTGTTAACCAATGACGGGGATATCGTAAACAAAATTTTGCGTGCCGAGAACAATCATGACAAAGAGTACATCGTCACCGTAGACAAGCCCATCACAGCGAATTTCTTGCACGGAATGGCAAACGGCGTACGTATTCTCGGAACGACTACAAAGCCTTGCAAAGTAACCAAAGTCAGCGACCGCGTCTTCAATATTGTGCTGACACAAGGACTGAATCGACAAATCAGACGGATGTGCCAGGCTTTTGGTTATCAGGTGCGAAAGCTTGAGCGGGTACGCATCATGAACATTGCTCTGGGGAATTTGAAATTGGGGCAATGGCGCAATCTGACGCCCAAGGAATTGACTGATCTGAATAAAAGCTTATGA
- a CDS encoding MOSC domain-containing protein, producing the protein MSRKIVTISKGLPKSNMYNGKEYLSGIWKEEADELVVRSEKIADDDIANPEYHGGPDRVVCAYPFEHYAHWEKLFGQPLTIAAFGENLTLAGMTEEQVCIGDVYQFGDTILQVTQGRFPCATINKRNNNNQLLKAVVEMGYTGYFFRVLQEGTIKPDTEITLISAHPKQVSVASIHHLYFHDKSPSQETIQRMLEVEELALPWRNKLLEKLEKQQQ; encoded by the coding sequence TTGAGCAGAAAAATCGTTACAATTAGTAAAGGATTACCTAAAAGTAATATGTACAACGGCAAGGAATATCTCTCCGGAATTTGGAAGGAAGAAGCAGACGAGCTCGTTGTCCGTTCCGAGAAAATTGCTGACGACGATATCGCGAATCCAGAGTACCACGGTGGGCCAGACCGCGTCGTCTGTGCGTATCCTTTTGAACATTATGCCCATTGGGAGAAGTTATTCGGCCAGCCTCTGACCATTGCGGCATTCGGAGAAAATCTCACGCTCGCTGGCATGACAGAGGAGCAGGTCTGTATCGGGGATGTGTACCAATTCGGTGATACCATCCTGCAAGTGACCCAGGGCAGATTTCCTTGCGCGACGATCAACAAGCGCAACAACAATAACCAGTTGCTCAAAGCGGTGGTGGAAATGGGCTATACGGGCTATTTCTTCCGCGTCTTGCAGGAAGGGACGATCAAGCCAGATACAGAGATTACCCTAATCTCTGCTCATCCGAAGCAAGTCAGTGTGGCTTCCATCCATCACTTATACTTCCACGACAAGTCACCTTCCCAAGAGACGATACAGCGTATGCTTGAGGTGGAGGAATTGGCCCTTCCTTGGCGGAATAAACTACTTGAAAAACTGGAAAAGCAGCAGCAATAG
- a CDS encoding nicotinate phosphoribosyltransferase — MQSFGVALHTDKYQINMMYAHWVNGTHNQKVVFEAFFRKLPFGNGYAVSAGLERIVSYIKNLRFEESDLKYLSEQEENYDPKFLEELRQLRFNGSLYSVKEGTVVFPNEPLIRVEGRVMEAQLVETALLNYMNYQTLIATKASRIKNVAGNDVLMEFGTRRAQEADAALWGTRAAYLAGFDATSNMLAGKMFGIPTKGTHAHSWVQSFESEEEAFERFAAALPGQVTLLVDTYDTLKSGVPNAIKVGKRLEKQGKKLTAVRLDSGDLTYLSCKTREMLDKAGMTDVQIVASNDLDEHTIMNLKVQGARVNSWGVGTQLITAADQPTLGGVYKLVAREGADGKYQPTIKISGNPEKVTTPGIKDMYRLIDPETGKAIADYMCFPHETTVDDGAPLHLFHPSHTYLSKNLENYQAESLLIPIFMDGELVYELPTLQEIRNYHREQLKLFWPEYLRMLNPEHYRLHISEEMWETKTKLMKAYLKK; from the coding sequence ATGCAATCATTTGGTGTGGCACTACACACAGATAAATATCAAATCAACATGATGTACGCCCATTGGGTAAACGGAACACACAATCAGAAGGTCGTTTTCGAAGCATTTTTCCGCAAGCTGCCTTTTGGAAACGGGTACGCTGTATCTGCCGGATTGGAACGAATTGTTTCCTATATTAAAAATTTGCGATTTGAAGAAAGCGATCTCAAGTATTTGAGTGAGCAGGAGGAGAACTACGATCCGAAGTTTTTGGAAGAGCTGCGTCAGCTTCGTTTTAACGGCTCGCTCTACTCCGTGAAGGAGGGAACCGTGGTTTTCCCGAATGAGCCGTTGATTCGCGTAGAGGGGCGTGTCATGGAGGCACAGCTGGTTGAGACGGCCCTGTTGAACTACATGAACTACCAGACGCTGATTGCGACCAAAGCTTCGCGGATTAAAAACGTGGCGGGCAATGATGTTCTTATGGAGTTCGGAACAAGAAGGGCGCAGGAGGCAGATGCCGCGCTGTGGGGGACGCGGGCAGCGTACTTGGCTGGATTCGACGCGACCTCGAACATGCTGGCAGGGAAAATGTTTGGCATTCCGACAAAAGGGACGCACGCTCACTCATGGGTACAGAGCTTTGAGAGTGAGGAAGAAGCATTTGAGCGCTTCGCAGCAGCTCTACCAGGACAGGTAACCTTGCTGGTCGACACTTACGATACGCTCAAAAGCGGCGTACCGAATGCAATTAAGGTCGGAAAACGCCTGGAGAAACAAGGCAAAAAGCTGACGGCGGTGCGCCTTGACAGTGGCGACTTGACGTATTTGTCCTGCAAGACGCGCGAAATGCTTGATAAGGCGGGCATGACCGATGTGCAAATTGTCGCTTCCAACGATCTCGATGAGCACACGATTATGAATCTGAAGGTACAAGGAGCACGCGTCAATAGCTGGGGAGTAGGAACGCAGCTCATCACGGCAGCGGATCAGCCGACACTCGGAGGCGTATACAAGCTGGTGGCGCGCGAAGGCGCTGACGGAAAATATCAGCCGACCATCAAAATCTCCGGGAATCCGGAAAAAGTCACAACGCCGGGCATCAAAGATATGTACCGATTGATTGATCCGGAAACAGGGAAAGCGATTGCTGACTACATGTGCTTCCCACATGAAACAACGGTCGATGATGGAGCCCCTCTCCATTTGTTCCATCCGAGCCATACGTATTTGAGCAAGAATTTGGAGAACTACCAGGCAGAGTCGCTGCTCATTCCGATATTTATGGATGGGGAACTGGTTTATGAACTGCCGACCCTCCAAGAGATTCGCAACTACCATCGTGAGCAACTCAAGCTGTTCTGGCCTGAATACTTGCGCATGCTGAATCCGGAGCATTACCGCCTGCACATCAGCGAAGAGATGTGGGAGACGAAAACAAAACTGATGAAGGCGTATTTGAAAAAATAG